A region of Rhinoraja longicauda isolate Sanriku21f chromosome 1, sRhiLon1.1, whole genome shotgun sequence DNA encodes the following proteins:
- the LOC144599965 gene encoding interleukin-8-like: MDRAVSVTILILLLCAIAAQGIPILGANGRCQCTVIRSKVIHRKFIQSLKYIPIGSYCENAEIIITLTNTKKVCVDPGAKWVRAFITANKGARKYN, encoded by the exons ATGGACAGAGCAGTCAGTGTGACCATCCTCATCCTCCTTCTGTGTGCCATCGCTGCACAGG GTATTCCGATCCTAGGAGCAAATGGACGGTGCCAGTGCACTGTGATCAGATCTAAAGTTATTCATCGAAAGTTCATCCAGAGCCTGAAATATATTCCCATTGGATCTTACTGTGAGAACGCAGAGATAAT TATCACACTAACAAATACGAAAAAGGTGTGCGTGGATCCTGGTGCTAAGTGGGTGCGCGCATTCATAACTGCCAACAAAG gTGCCAGAAAATACAATTGA